A single genomic interval of Zingiber officinale cultivar Zhangliang chromosome 4A, Zo_v1.1, whole genome shotgun sequence harbors:
- the LOC121973632 gene encoding uncharacterized protein LOC121973632 isoform X2, whose protein sequence is MEAAGWRRPYKAAGARRGGGISSCLECRNRRRRVVLDARIARSENDAGQRRRPSDAFSRRLTEESDAPKLPEREREREECRTRATTEIRNQTSILRNRRPSGTRIGDRGRSQSSRDSLRLRRASYGGDSPTGTTSTSPVLFSPLVSLNFLSTIKKRAFIRPKAQSSTGDDENIDEERNLEHEG, encoded by the exons ATGGAGGCGGCAGGGTGGCGGCGGCCCTATAAGGCCGCTGGTGCTCGAAGAGGAGGAGGGATCTCGTCGTGCCTGGAATGCCGGAATCGTCGTCGCCGCGTCGTCCTCGACGCTCGGATTGCGAGATCCGAGAATGACGCAGGACAACGGCGCCGCCCCAGCGATGCGTTTTCGCGGAGGTTGACGGAG GAGTCGGACGCACCGAAGCTTCCAGAACGCGAACGAGAAAG GGAAGAATGCCGTACCCGAGCGACAACGGAGATCAGGAATCAGACTTCGATCTTGAGGAATCGAAGGCCGAGCGGGACTCGCATCGGAGATCGCGGACGGAGTCAGAGCTCGAGGGATTCTTTGCGGCTGCGGAGGGCGAGTTACGGCGGCGATTCGCCGACAG GTACAACTTCGACGTCGCCGGTTCTCTTCTCGCCTCTTGTTTCCCTCAATTTCCTTTCAACAATAAAAAAAAGAGCATTCATCCGTCCGAAAGCTCAGTCAAGTACCGGTGATGACGAAAACATTGACGAAGAAAGGAATTTGGAGCATGAGGGATAG
- the LOC121970970 gene encoding polyadenylate-binding protein RBP47-like, producing MQPVGGVDPRRTPPLPPQAWATVRYPAPAMVMPHPMMAPPPPPPYGHAFVPYHQPPTPPPSLPSKSNRYQQGGEAAADDEKRTIWVGDLQYWMDENYLHSCFGHTGEVVSIKVIRNKQTGQSEGYGFVEFHSHATADKVLQNFGSHLMPNTDQPFRLNWASFSMGDKRSDIASDHSIFVGDLASDVTDILLHETFSTKYSSVKGAKVVVDANTGRSKGYGFVRFGDENEKKLAITEMNGVYCSTRPMRIGLATPRKSSGGFGPNGASSAGSQLDVDSANTTVFVGGLDPDVSEDDLKEAFSQYGEVASVKIPVGKQCGFVLFVHRNNAEEAMQQLNGTAIGKQTVRLSWGRNPANKQSRAERGKRWNGAYYGGQTYDGYSLPPHYPGMYAVPYGAYTFYGSQQQVN from the exons ATGCAACCGGTAGGTGGCGTAGATCCACGGAGAACACCTCCACTCCCACCACAGGCTTGGGCTACGGTTCGCTATCCGGCGCCGGCGATGGTGATGCCGCATCCCATGATGGCGCCGCCACCTCCGCCCCCCTACGGCCATGCTTTCGTACCCTACCACCAGCCCCCGACGCCCCCTCCTTCGCTCCCGTCGAAATCGAACCGATACCAGCAGGGTGGGGAAGCTGCCGCGGACGACGAGAAGCGGACGATCTGGGTGGGGGACCTCCAGTACTGGATGGATGAGAACTATCTCCACAGCTGCTTCGGCCACACCGGTGAG GTTGTATCCATAAAAGTTATTCGCAATAAGCAGACTGGACAATCAGAGGGTTATGGTTTTGTGGAGTTTCATTCACATGCAACTGCTGATAAAGTACTTCAGAATTTTGGCAGTCATCTTATGCCAAACACAGATCAGCCATTCCGACTAAATTGGGCATCATTTAGCATGGGTGATAAGCGTTCAGATATTGCTTCTGATCACTCTATTTTTGTAGGAGATTTAGCTTCTGATGTTACAGATATACTTCTGCATGAAACCTTTTCTACTAAATACTCTTCAGTAAAAGGGGCAAAAGTAGTTGTTGATGCAAATACTGGACGTTCAAAAGGTTATGGGTTTGTTAGATTTGGAGATGAGAACGAAAAAAAGCTTGCCATTACTGAGATGAATGGTGTTTATTGTTCTACTAGGCCGATGCGCATTGGCCTTGCTACTCCTAGAAAATCTTCTG GAGGTTTTGGGCCAAATGGTGCATCTTCAGCTGGGTCCCAATTAGATGTTGATTCAGCTAATACAACA GTATTTGTTGGAGGGCTGGATCCAGATGTCAGTGAAGACGATTTAAAAGAAGCCTTTTCTCAGTATGGAGAGGTTGCCTCTGTTAAAATTCCTGTGGGAAAACAATGTGGTTTTGTCCTTTTTGTCCACAG AAACAATGCTGAAGAAGCAATGCAGCAATTAAATGGTACAGCTATCGGCAAGCAAACAGTTCGTCTATCATGGGGTCGCAACCCTGCTAATAAACAG TCAAGAGCTGAACGAGGCAAGAGGTGGAATGGTGCCTACTATGGGGGGCAGACTTACGACGGATACAGCTTACCTCCTCACTACCCGGGTATGTATGCCGTGCCATATGGTGCTTACACATTCTATGGAAGCCAACAGCAAGTGAATTGA
- the LOC121973632 gene encoding uncharacterized protein LOC121973632 isoform X1 has protein sequence MEAAGWRRPYKAAGARRGGGISSCLECRNRRRRVVLDARIARSENDAGQRRRPSDAFSRRLTEVSSMELGAALPAICACSHPSLFSRYMSRLGVGRTEASRTRTRKGRMPYPSDNGDQESDFDLEESKAERDSHRRSRTESELEGFFAAAEGELRRRFADRYNFDVAGSLLASCFPQFPFNNKKKSIHPSESSVKYR, from the exons ATGGAGGCGGCAGGGTGGCGGCGGCCCTATAAGGCCGCTGGTGCTCGAAGAGGAGGAGGGATCTCGTCGTGCCTGGAATGCCGGAATCGTCGTCGCCGCGTCGTCCTCGACGCTCGGATTGCGAGATCCGAGAATGACGCAGGACAACGGCGCCGCCCCAGCGATGCGTTTTCGCGGAGGTTGACGGAGGTGAGTTCGATGGAACTCGGTGCCGCTTTGCCCGCGATCTGCGCTTGCTCACACCCCTCTCTGTTCTCCCGTTACATGTCTCGGCTAGGAGTCGGACGCACCGAAGCTTCCAGAACGCGAACGAGAAAG GGAAGAATGCCGTACCCGAGCGACAACGGAGATCAGGAATCAGACTTCGATCTTGAGGAATCGAAGGCCGAGCGGGACTCGCATCGGAGATCGCGGACGGAGTCAGAGCTCGAGGGATTCTTTGCGGCTGCGGAGGGCGAGTTACGGCGGCGATTCGCCGACAG GTACAACTTCGACGTCGCCGGTTCTCTTCTCGCCTCTTGTTTCCCTCAATTTCCTTTCAACAATAAAAAAAAGAGCATTCATCCGTCCGAAAGCTCAGTCAAGTACCGGTGA